One Silene latifolia isolate original U9 population chromosome 4, ASM4854445v1, whole genome shotgun sequence DNA segment encodes these proteins:
- the LOC141651319 gene encoding protein FAR1-RELATED SEQUENCE 5-like, with protein sequence MAMVGMMCESGGGGGVGGWDNGGGCGGGDGGDDVPWFCCSFFTIIILFQLFPSFRFSCSNLCVFNLHCDVCSTPHVEQHSVPSRVHQLLLDSTSGGSELWTRNVAPEFKPYIGQLFGTLEEAISFYDVYAEACGFEPRKSSQKRSVSGDVKYKFVVCNREGFRDRKRKATVLDSGKEQATPRPFDIRNTKLTRIGCIAMIEFCYNGDGYVFFQFREWHNHRLCSLRNQQFQKKHRHLHLYHKKTIIDHSRVNQGPTRAFRNVKEYVDGYENVGAQLVDFKNFGRDIKCFIGDRDAQLFVNYFEDKRDTTEGFYFAYEVDSGKCLVRAFWCDAESRRNYALFGDYITYDPTYSTNKYCMLFTPFTGVDHHKRSVTFASALLFHEDEDSFTWVFQKFLDAMGQREPHCIITDQCAGIKLGLRAVFKHAKRRYCMWHIMQKLTDKVGPAISRETDFVSRLNAIVWDAELEPLEFEEKWCQLVNEHNLDGNSWLSTMFRKRRKWIPAYFRDVPMGCLLRTTQRSESQNNFFKRFENAHATSLKLEAHASKVYTNAAFSDFQVEASASICSLSVGGFTPPANGVELIGIADARTQKTYQVVYNSLTNDVECSCKLFNRKGIICRHIIWVYSGKQVHTLPDKYILMRWTKNAHKIPLYGPHGELIEDFDATDLRKMEMCKLWSEFYATISVLKNVSTKDITDLVDTLKQFRVKLNPQSESMTK encoded by the exons ATGGCGATGGTGGGGATGATGTGTGAAAGTGGCGGTGGCGGCGGCGTTGGTGGTTGGGacaatggtggtggttgtggcggtggcGATGGTGGGGATGATGTACCTTG GTTTTGCTGTTCattcttcacaattatcatattattccaATTATTTCCTTCGTTCAG GTTTTCCTGCTCAAATCTCTGCGTCTTCAATCTTCATTGCGATGTCTg TTCTACTCCacatgttgaacaacattctgtTCCTTCTCGTGTGCATCAACTACTTTTGGACTCCACATCTGGTGGTAGTGAATTGTGGACAAGGAATGTTGCACCTGAGTTTAAACCTTATATTGGCCAGTTGTTTGGCACGTTGGAAGAAGCTATTAGTTTTTATGATGTGTATGCAGAAGCATGTGGTTTTGAACCTAGGAAGTCTTCTCAAAAAAGGTCTGTTTCTGGTGATGTGAAGTATAAATTTGTTGTTTGCAACCGTGAAGGTTTTAGAGATCGTAAGAGGAAGGCTACTGTGTTAGATAGTGGAAAGGAGCAGGCAACTCCCAGGCCTTTTGATATCAGGAACACTAAATTAACTAGGATTGGTTGTATTGCTATGATTGAGTTTTGCTATAATGGGGATGGTTATGTTTTTTTTCAGTTTCGTGAGTGGCATAATCACCGTCTTTGTTCACTTAGAAATCAACAGTTTCAAAAAAAACACAGGCACCTCCATCTTTACCATAAAAAGACAATTATTGATCATTCAAGGGTTAATCAAGGGCCAACAAGGGCATTTAGAAATGTCAAGGAATATGTAGATGGCTATGAGAATGTTGGAGCTCAACTTGTTGATTTTAAGAATTTTGGAAGGGATATCAAATGTTTCATAGGAGACCGGGATGCTCAACTGTTTGTTAACTATTTTGAGGATAAACGTGATACCACTGAAGGTTTTTACTTTGCTTATGAGGTGGATTCTGGTAAATGCTTGGTTCGTGCGTTTTGGTGTGATGCAGAGTCTCGTAGAAACTATGCTTTGTTTGGTGATTACATCACTTATGATCCAACTTACAGTACGAATAAGTATTGTATGCTTTTCACTCCTTTTACTGGCGTAGACCACCACAAAAGGTCAGTTACTTTTGCTTCTGCGTTGCTATTTCATGAGGATGAAGATTCGTTCACATGGGTCTTTCAAAAGTTCCTTGATGCTATGGGACAGCGAGAGCCACACTGTATAATAACTGATCAGTGTGCTGGAATAAAGCTGGGTTTGCGTGCTGTCTTCAAACATGCTAAGcgcagatattgcatgtggcatatcatgcaaaAGCTTACTGATAAGGTTGGGCCTGCAATTTCGAGAGAGACTGATTTTGTCAGCCGTTTGAATGCTATTGTTTGGGATGCTGAGTTAGAACCTCTTGAATTTGAAGAAAAGTGGTGTCAGTTGGtcaatgagcataatcttgacgGTAATTCCTGGTTGTCAACCATGTTTAGAAAAAGGAGGAAATGGATCCCAGCTTATTTTCGTGATGTTCCTATGGGTTGTCTATTACGAACAACTCAACGTTCTGAGAGTCAGAATAATTTTTTCAAGCGTTTTGAAAATGCACATG CGACTTCTCTTAAGTTGGAAGCTCATGCTTCCAAGGTTTATACAAATGCTGCTTTCTCAGATTTTCAAGTAGAAGCTTCTGCTTCTATTTGTTCCCTTAGTGTTGGTGGCTTCACACCACCTGCAAACGGTGTAGAATTAATTGGTATTGCTGATGCCAGAACGCAGAAGACCTACCAAGTCGTCTACAATTCTCTAACGAATGACGTTGAATGTTCTTGCAAGTTGTTCAACAGGAAGGGTATTATTTGTAGACACATTATCTGGGTTTACTCTGGAAAACAAGTCCACACTTTGCCCGATAAATACATTCTTATGCGGTGGACCAAGAATGCACATAAGATCCCTCTTTATGGTCCACATGGTGAGTTAATTGAGGATTTTGATGCCACTGATTTACGAAAGATGGAAATGTGCAAGTTATGGTCAGAGTTCTACGCGACCATCAGTGTGCTCAAGAATGTGTCTACGAAGGACATCACTGATCTTGTTGACACCCTTAAACAATTCAGGGTGAAACTCAATCCGCAATCAGAGTCAATGACCAAATAG